Proteins from a genomic interval of Colletotrichum higginsianum IMI 349063 chromosome 6, whole genome shotgun sequence:
- a CDS encoding OphD encodes a permease for phthalate transporter: protein MTSKTSEPSSSDGEVYAVGDELPPSTGEVLGSIEPHVFSNPRRASHWQQIYENAAYEGRHRFDASLTWSADEEKRLRKRLDWRIMAWVWVMFSSLDLVRRNINRAVSDNMLDDLGASTNDYNTGNTIYLVTFLAAELPGGLISKKVGPFRYTPTIIITWGVLSALQVLMNSRASFWAFRALLGLVQGGFIPEMVLYLSYFYKNNELPFKLSIFYTVIPVTQIHGALLAAGFLEMRGVLGWAGWQWLFLIEGLICVVIGLVSFFVMPPSVTEPARAFRRPDGTNKWWTEREEKILVNRTLRDDPTKGDMNNRTAVTFKGLWGALTNYDLWPIFIVGIFAWIPFQPTANYLSLILREMGYSVFESNMLTIPSYVIFAINVVGLGWLSERFNERSIIGSLSNVWMLPFFIALVSIPDTSSPWVRYVLITGINSIPYAHSILTAVYNMTYQIGSIIAANIYRDEDRPHYYTANRALIGLCVANILLFIGMKFYYIWRNRVLARRYAEASEAEKQTAIDMRFAH, encoded by the exons ATGACTTCCAAAACTTCAGAGCCTAGCAGCTCAGACGGCGAAGTCTACGCTGTGGGCGACGAGCTTCCGCCTTCGACCGGCGAGGTGCTTGGTTCCATCGAGCCCCATGTGTTCTCGAATCCTCGCCGTGCGTCGCATTGGCAGCAGATATACGAGAACGCGGCCTATGAGGGAAGGCATCGGTTCGATGCTTCTCTGACGTGGTCTGCCGATGAGGAAAAGAGGCTGAGAAAAAGG CTTGACTGGAGGATAATGGCATGGGTTTGGGTGATG TTCTCAAGTCTCGATCTTGTTCGTAGAAACATCAACCGTGCCGTGTCTGATAACATG CTTGACGACCTTGGAGCGAGCACGAA CGATTACAACACCGGGAACACGATTTACCTGGTCACCTTCCTCGCCGCTGAGCTGCCTGGCGGTCTGATCAGTAAGAAAGTCGGTCCTTTCCGATACACCCCCACCATCATCATAACCTGGGGCGTCCTGAGCGCCCTGCAGGTGTTGATGAACAGCCGCGCCAGCTTCTGGGCTTTCCGGGCcctcctcggtctcgtcCAAGGAGGCTTCATACCCGAAATGGTGCTCTACCTGTCGTACTTCTACAAGAACAACGAACTGCCGTTCAAGCTCAGCATCTTCTACACGGTCATCCCGGTCACGCAAATACATGGCGCTTTGCTGGCCGCAGGCTTTCTTGAGATGAGAGGCGTCCTTGGCTGGGCTGGATGGCAATGGCT CTTCCTTATAGAAGGTCTCATTTGCGTGGTCATCGGCCTTGTCAGCTTCTTCGTCATGCCCCCCTCGGTCACCGAGCCTGCTCGCGCGTTCCGGCGCCCCGACGGAACCAACAAATGGTGGACCGAGAGGGAGGAAAAGATCCTGGTGAACCGCACCCTCCGCGACGATCCGACGAAAGGCGACATGAACAATCGCACCGCCGTTACGTTCAAGGGGCTTTGGGGTGCGCTTACAAACTATGACCTGTGGCCCATCTTCATTGTTGGTATCTTCGCGTGGATACCGTTCCAGCCGACGGCGAACTATCTGTCGTTGATATTGCGAGAGATGGGGTACTCAGTTTTTGAGTCAAACATGTTGACGATTCCGAGCTACGTTATCTTCGCCATCAAT GTTGTCGGACTTGGTTGGTTGTCTGAGCGGTTCAATGAGCGATCGATAATCGGATCTTTGAGCAACGTCTGGATGCTCCCTTTCTTCATCGCTCTCGTCTCAATCCCGGACACATCGAGTCCGTGGGTCCGATATGTCCTCATTACCGGCATCAACTCCATCCCCTATGCCCACTCGATCTTG ACTGCGGTGTACAACATGACTTACCAGATCGGAAGCATCATTGCCGCGAACATCTATCGCGACGAGGACAGACCGCATT ATTACACTGCCAACAGAGCGTTGATAGGTCTTTGTGTGGCCAATATTCTGCTTTTCATTGGGATGAAATTCTACTACATCTGGAGAAACCGCGTATTGGCGAGGAGGTATGCAGAGGCGTCTGAGGCGGAGAAGCAGACGGCCATTGACATGAGGTTTGCTCATTGA